One part of the Stigmatopora argus isolate UIUO_Sarg chromosome 8, RoL_Sarg_1.0, whole genome shotgun sequence genome encodes these proteins:
- the dynlt2b gene encoding dynein light chain Tctex-type protein 2B, translating into MESSDTYLIRPNYQHKFKPAVVKECIRETVKALLTEVEYDPDEVSELTCKVADSVKNKVKKLGFDRYKFIVQVTIGEQRGQGVKMSSRCLWDADTDNYAEDVFMNDSLFCAVAVFGSYFY; encoded by the exons ATGGAAAGCTCGGATACATACCTCATACGACCCAACTATCAGCACAA ATTCAAGCCTGCAGTTGTGAAGGAGTGCATTCGTGAAACTGTTAAGGCTCTTCTGACTGAAGTAGAATACGACCCAGATGAAGTCTCAGAGCTGACCTGCAAAGTGGCGGACTCTGTGAAGAATAAAGTAAAGA AGTTAGGGTTTGACAGGTACAAGTTCATTGTGCAGGTGACAATTGGAGAACAGCGTGGACAAGGAGTCAA GATGTCTTCAAGGTGTTTATGGGATGCTGATACAGACAACTATGCAGAAGATGTTTTTATGAAT GACAGCTTATTCTGTGCAGTGGCTGTGTTTGGAAGCTATTTCTATTAA
- the LOC144079034 gene encoding 5-hydroxytryptamine receptor 3C-like, whose product MVTLGPLISLINILSDHVMCNHCLLKVKPSLVLFIFICLFNQASCNSIMQNCSSPDSPALLEALRPIFDLRAIRPVMNISIPTWVTVDFVIFGILGVDEKAQILTTFVIQVLWWNNEFITWDPKECSGRWIVLPRKLLWIPDIVINEFPTDLIFFSQSLHIFHENDFTNNTDQLKCWETSASCSMEKNTVEFAPYTAVYYDGMVLDLQPIRVVSSCRLDTYTFPFDIQNCTLTFNSYIYRFSALRIGRSFSTQQIFNISKGMMATMGEWELIGIKSLQSLKLSSYNQTYEELRFFISLRRRPMLYVVNLLIPSCFLITVDLFSFLLPPQKVDRSLFKMTLILGYIVFLMLMNDMLPITGNTIPLINVFLSLCLALMVVSLLETTFITNLLHSSKDYSEVPGWIRLLFINVIGRLVLLPPKRKIVEQILRNPGVLEMTASTQRVGEGEVQGAEGPLDQDEAVEVLRTLGRDLRVIRMKLEGELNVSQSAEEWNQVGFIIDRTLFSIYIIFLAVSLVSITVIWVDSYNHSA is encoded by the exons ATGGTAACATTGGGACCTTTAATATCCCTCATTAACATTCTGTCTGACCACGTCATgtgtaat caCTGcctgctgaaagtcaagccttcTTTGGttctcttcatcttcatctgtCTCTTCAACCAAG CGTCATGCAATTCCATCATGCAGAACTGTTCTAGTCCTGATAGCCCTGCCCTATTGGAGGCTCTAAGGCCCATCTTTGATCTCAGGGCCATTCGACCTGTGATGAACATTTCAATCCCTACATGGGTCACGgttgactttgtcatttttggcatTCTGGGGGTG GATGAGAAGGCTCAGATCTTAACAACATTTGTCATCCAAGTTTTG TGGTGGAATAATGAATTTATTACCTGGGATCCAAAAGAGTGCAGTGGCCGTTGGATTGTACTCCCAAGAAAACTGCTGTGGATCCCTGATATAGTCATCAATGAGTT CCCTAcagatcttatttttttttctcaatcttTGCACATATTTCATGAAAATGACTTTACAAACAATACAGATCAATTGAAGTGTTGGGAAACGTCTGCTTCTTGTAGTATGGAGAAGAACACAGTTGAATTTGCaccatacacagctgtgtactACGACGGCATGGTGCTGGACTTGCAACCTATCCGAGTGGTGAGCTCTTGTCGGCTCGACACTTACACCTTCCCATTTGACATCCAGAACTGCACTTTAACCTTTAACTCCTATATATATCGTT tttCTGCTTTGCGGATTGGACGATCGttttcaacacagcaaattttCAACATTTCCAAGGGAATGATGGCTACTATGGGAGAATGGGAGCTGATTGGAATCAAATCATTACAAAGTCTGAAACTTTCTTCTTATAATCAAACCTATGAGGAGCTTCGCTTTTTT ATTTCACTTCGGCGCAGGCCCATGCTGTATGTGGTCAACTTATTGATTCCCTCCTGCTTCCTCATCACCGTGGACCTCTTCAGTTTCCTGCTGCCTCCTCAAAAGGTGGACCGCTCCTTGTTCAAGATGACCCTCATCCTGGGCTACATTGTCTTTCTGATGCTCATGAACGACATGCTGCCTATCACCGGAAACACAATTCCCCTCATAA ATGTGTTCCTATCACTCTGCCTGGCACTGATGGTGGTAAGTCTTCTGGAGACGACTTTTATCACAAACCTGCTGCACAGTTCCAAGGACTACTCAGAGGTTCCTGGCTGGATACGATTGCTATTCATTAACGTGATTGGCCGCCTGGTTCTGCTTCCTCCAAAGAGGAAAATAGTGGAGCAAATCCTTCGAAATCCTGGCGTACTAG AAATGACCGCTTCCACTCAGAGAGTAGGCGAGGGTGAGGTCCAAGGAGCAGAGGGGCCGCTGGACCAGGACGAGGCCGTAGAGGTGCTAAGGACCCTGGGAAGAGACCTCCGAGTCATCCGGATGAAATTAGAAGGGGAGCTGAATGTGAGCCAGAGCGCGGAGGAGTGGAACCAAGTGGGTTTCATCATTGACCGCACGTTGTTCAGCATCTACATCATCTTCTTAGCCGTCAGCTTGGTCAGCATCACCGTCATTTGGGTCGACTCATACAATCATAGTGCttaa
- the LOC144079032 gene encoding 5-hydroxytryptamine receptor 3C-like — protein MTTVNPPISGNHRNCSTTLYTIRTHMARFVIMTSKNPSLKLAVIEMKPMLILLFVFLPASCRAIRVNCSQPNQVALLEALKPIFRMSAIRPVTKLTTTTNVSFYFMLYGILGVNEKAQLLTTYLWQHFIWQNELVSWDPVQCGTDMISLPREKFWLPDLIIREFMDQDKAPIVPYLNLHSNGLILDAKPSRVVSSCSLDIYTFPFDTQDCTLTYTSQMSFASDMKVFSLMSDDVLTAKSKSVMTTLGEWELLRITAVKPSDQNESESKELDMLQFHIHIRRRSTLYVVNLLLPSTFLITVDLFSFLLPPQSVDRSAFKVTLILGYTVFLLIMNDLLPITGNTIPIINVFLSLCLALMVASLLETILITNLLLTDKNVSPVPRWIQVLVLHILGRLVGLPWKEATDSESDTKGSSVSAHLGADGDLHEEIRPAAEKKALRELRSLSEDLKILRLQAEEQLSSTQGSKGWIQVGFIIDRLLFGIYLLFLSVSFITIKIMWSKS, from the exons ATGACAACAGTCAATCCTCCCATATCCGGCAATCACCGGAA TTGCAGCACCACCTTATATACAATCCGAACACACATGGCAAGATTTGTCATCATGACTTCTAAGAATCCTTCACTTAAG TTGGCTGTTATCGAAATGAAGCCCATGCTGattttgctgtttgtttttcttccag CTTCGTGCAGGGCCATCAGGGTCAACTGCTCTCAACCAAACCAAGTCGCACTGCTGGAGGCCCTGAAGCCAATCTTTAGGATGAGCGCCATACGACCAGTCACAAAATTGACAACAACTACCAACGTCAGCTTTTACTTCATGCTCTATGGAATATTAGGAGTG AATGAGAAGGCTCAACTCCTGACAACTTACCTTTGGCAACATTTT ATATGGCAGAATGAGCTCGTCAGTTGGGACCCTGTCCAGTGTGGCACAGACATGATTTCTCTTCCCCGAGAGAAATTTTGGCTCCCAGATCTTATCATCCGTGAATT TATGGATCAAGACAAAGCTCCAATTGTCCCCTATTTGAATCTGCACAGCAACGGATTAATACTAGACGCAAAACCGTCCAGAGTTGTCAGTTCGTGTAGCCTCGACATCTACACCTTCCCTTTTGACACACAGGACTGCACTCTTACGTACACCTCGCAAATGAGTTTCG CAAGCGACATGAAGGTTTTCTCATTGATGTCCGATGATGTCCTGACAGCCAAATCCAAGAGTGTGATGACCACGTTAGGGGAGTGGGAGCTGCTCAGGATCACTGCCGTAAAGCCCTCTGACCAAAATGAGAGTGAGAGTAAAGAATTGGACATGCTTCAATTTCAC aTCCATATACGTCGACGATCCACCTTATACGTGGTGAACTTGCTGCTCCCCAGCACCTTCCTCATTACAGTGGACCTTTTTAGCTTTCTGCTTCCTCCACAAAGTGTGGACCGCTCTGCCTTCAAGGTGACCCTCATCTTGGGTTACACTGTCTTCCTTCTCATCATGAATGACCTGCTGCCTATAACGGGAAATACCATCCCCATCATCA AtgtctttttgtctttgtgtcTGGCTCTGATGGTGGCCAGTCTTCTTGAGACGATTCTCATCACCAACTTGCTTCTCACCGACAAAAATGTCAGTCCTGTTCCTCGCTGGATCCAGGTGCTTGTTCTGCACATTCTGGGTCGTCTTGTTGGTCTGCCTTGGAAAGAAGCCACCGACTCAG AATCCGACACAAAAGGCAGTAGCGTGTCTGCTCACCTTGGAGCTGATGGGGACCTTCATGAGGAGATAAGACCAGCAGCGGAGAAGAAAGCCCTGCGTGAGCTGAGGAGCTTGAGCGAGGACCTGAAGATTTTACGCCTGCAGGCGGAGGAACAGCTGAGCAGCACCCAGGGGTCAAAGGGATGGATCCAGGTGGGTTTCATCATAGACCGCCTGCTCTTTGGCATCTACCTGCTTTTCTTATCTGTCAGCTTCATCACCATCAAGATCATGTGGTCCAAGTCCTAG